The genomic DNA aagtccaATTTGAATGGCAGAGTACAtgagcattaataataataattgcattttataGAATCCTGTGACACGGAAAGGTAGGAATTCAAATCTTCCTGAATACCACTGGttacctaaaataaaacaatatatataatataaaatgtaaaaaaatatgtttaaaataaataaacacaaattattatttaaatatatgaatagAATGAAATGgtctaaataaaatgtaaaagaaaaacaccataaaaactggtaacaagtcataataaataaatgaaatgtacaaaatgactaaagCACTGCACAAAATAAGTTATTATAGAACCTTGAATTCAAACAACAAATTATGATATTTGCatacagtttcatttttaaacagaaaccTCTAGTGGTCATGTAGAAAATAAACTCGCCCATCCCCCAGGGAGCAGGTTGTGAAAGTTTTACTGtcttatattatatattatatatatacctCTCCCATGCAAATGTTatcattattacttttttgttgtatattcatacattcaAATGGATGTCATTGTTGAAGAAATTCAACAATGATATAGGGATCCTGTATCTTTTATTGTAACAAATGTAAATTATTACTTTATCTTCAGGGCTTTTTAACGGTAAAAGCAGATATATAAATAATCAGACTacttttgtctttgtgtgtgctCATGTGTGTTACAGCCTCTAAAAGTGGTGGGATGTGGTGCTTTGGTGGTTGGTTGCTCTGCAACTGGTGCATGCGATTTAGGTTTGTTAAAATAGATACCACTGTACCACGATGAAATGGAAGGGAGGGTAGAGGTTGCTCACCCACTCATTTTATCCTTCTAAGAGTTATATAGTGATAATAAGAGATCAATAACTAACTGCTGGTCTGAGATTACACACTGTATTCACAGAACCTTCTTTAAGGATCCTGACTTCCCTCCAACTCTAAACTGTGCCTCACTTTCAAGAGGAACCATCAACTGTCAAACAGCCACGTTACAACATTTATGACCAGCAGAGGAAGAAGACGGAGCTAAACTACTACATATATGAACACcgagcagtgttcattttgacagcaaatttggATTTTGtcttatgactaaaatacagtttagttttagtcaacaagACTATTTCAGTCATAGTCTGATTTCAGTCAATTTAATGACATGGTcacactttatatatatattttgcatatataaggctgacattatgctgttattagcatgaataaggcgtcatgaaggctgtcattaaataatgacacctttggagctatgttggcattttttgggttagttgGAAGGAtatagtggggttagggtagcaaacaacacttattgACAACTTTCATGACAccgtattcatgctaatgacaggcaTCATATCAttataatgacagcctttacgtataaaactttaaataaagtgttactGACATTCATATTTTAGTACGACTAAGAGACTTTAAAAATGGGTTATTAGACAGCATCCTTAATTTGtctaaaggtaaaaaaaaaaaaaatgtaataaaagttgcccatccctaGTTACACATAGGCAAAATTACTCcgaaaacacaacatgacagaaaattaggaaaacaaaaatgcacaaacagactcaagacacaaaacaacaaaactacacaaaaatgactccaagaacacacaaaataagggatttttttctttttaaattactcaacaaaaaaaaaaaaaaactgaaaataaccaaaatacacaaaggtgactccaaaaacacagagaaagatggaaaaatacacaaaaggacaacaaaactacacaaaaggacaacaaaactacacaaaaatgactccaagaacacacaaaataagggatttttcttttttaaattactcaaaaaactgaaaataacaaaaaatacacaaaagtgactcCACAGAGaaagatggaaaaatacacaaaactacacaaaaatgacagaaaacaatactagaaaagcactcagagTGCAGACCTCAGACAGCATAGCACTTCCCCATATTGCATTGTCACCTGAATGTTAGTTTCAGGATGTaagaaactgaattatttgttcCTAATCTTATTTTGGATATTTCCTTAAACTTCTATCAAAACCCATCaatttgtttttgagttttagACTGTTCTCAGACAAATACAGAAACACTGGCAGAACAAATTCCTTGGCAGCGATATTAGAATAGACAATGAAAACATTACAGTCTGTTTCATACGTTTCAGTAAACTgtggaatataaaaaaaaaaggagtagaAAGCCTTACTTTGGTGCAGAGCTCAGCTGCTTCAGGATGCTCAGAGACTGCCGCAGCATGCTGGCTGTGGAGTCtttcaaactttttaaatcTGAACCTCTCAGAGCAATTTATCATGTAGTTAACAACCCAAAAAGTACAAAGACAGGTCAGCCTTGAGAGGACGACCTCTGCTCGCTCTGAATTTGCAGgttttctgtttctgtctgCGTGTTTGCTGTGagtttttgttctggtttcaGAAGTGTGGTTTGCAAATGAGGAAGTCACATTGATACACTTTGTAGGGAGAgggtttttttggtttgttttttcaaggtttgtgtcacttttgttcAGTTGGTTAAAGTCAAAAGACGGACTGCACACAAGTAATATATTGTTTGCATTGACTTCCTAATTAACATTTGAAAAGAATTGCTGCATGGTTGTGAAATATTTACttcatatgtatatttattggaTACATTTCTTAGTTACTTTATAAGAACTTCACCTTTATGACATATCTATTATATTTTATCTATGTAATTATCTTCAACTAAAATTATTCACCTAATAACCTGTGCTGCAGctattttcactttctttgtTGAGTTATGTTCCAAATACAAACCACTAAtatttatccaaaaaaaaaaccccctcATAATTCTTAAAGCTGGAGCCAGTAAATTTAGTCTATTTTCTGCCCAACACCAACTTCACTCCATTGGAGCTCGAGCACAAATGACAGAATACACGAGTCAggtattcatgtttttattgttaaaaagtaCTTCAGATAGATGTTAACTTGAAATTATTCTGTAAACTGTGGCTACATTCCTTTTACAATTTGCACAGTGAAAAACTTCTACAGGGaatatttaacacattttccaGCCGACATTTCAGACCCATCCCAGATTGAGTACCAAAAAGGCCCTAATATCATATCTAAAAAGCACTCCATGTGATAATTTAATGATTTTCTGCACTGAGAGAACATAATACAATACGCTGTCACGTGCGGGAACTAATTAGACCTTTGAAGCGCTTGAAATACAAGAGAAAAAGCAACGACAGTGAGTTGGTCCTGCATGAACTTTAAAAGAGGACTTAATATACCATCTTGTCAATAGTGCTATACTGATACTCAGACACTCAGTGGCTTTGCTATAATGCACTAAGGCTCATTGATTCAAGTATTCTGGTGCATTCAAGATCCCATTTAAAATCATGTGAAACGCAATGAAGTAGAAGTTTGATAAAAGTTCCACCATTCTTTACAAAAATTAACTACATTTCTGGACATTTACAGTCACCTAGTTCTTTAACTTCTATTAGCGGTAATTTGTTTCTAATAATTAAGGCAACAACTTCACTGAACAGAAGATGCCAGAGAGTGGGGGGCAGAAAGCACCACAGAAAATCCAATGTGGCCTATTTAATACCAGCTCTGAATGAATCTGATGTGAAACATGTGAAATGTAGTCATCGAAAcagaatgaaaataataaagtcAGCAGCTTCTGAATGAAAACCCTGCTGAGTGGAATAGTGTAAATAGACTATTAAGCACTTGGAAAACCTGCGTTCGTCTCCtctttgacaaaaaaacaactggaGGCATCCCAAATGTTGCATTTCTCTTCATCTTGCTTTGCTCcacccatttttttttcctgtctggACCCCCAATGTCGCTCTGATTCCAACTGAGGGATGCGCGCTGTGGAGCAGCCCTGCTCTGATACATTACTCCTGGTGGTCCCTAATCCCCCTCCTTCGTCCCTATATGAGTGAAGTGCATGTTGAAGTTGGTCAGACGGAGGGCTAGCGCTTAGCTTtggcttcctcctcttcttttgctgtttggaaaataaatgaataaatgtcgGCTTAGTGTTTTCATGTGACAAGatataatttgttacattttcagctactacaaaaatacatacgTTTTCAAAAACGTAAAAAATCAGGGTCGGTCGGcaccaattataattgtaattacaattatgacgtagttataatcgtaattgaaaaaatatgttgctgttgtaatgaaaatttaattgtaattgagttcagataactgCCTTTGTATATTAAATAACAATCGTACtgttatatttacatatataataCTATTTTTAAtacagaaagtcaattataatatataactaTTAAATATTGGAGAAGGTGTAAGATTTAATAAGTTTACTTCTTCCTACCCCTTTTCAGGCATGCTAATCAGATATGagatatgtatgtatgcatgttGATAGGTATGTGTGGGTcaaattaaacaatttatatattttttgtatgactATTTTCTTAagatatcatttattttatttattaacatcaaatggtgtatatatttttggatgTGTGTAAATATAGGAATATTTGATATGTATGTGATtgcacaaaatgtattaaatgtcacatgcctggaaaaataaaataaaaaatcaaaatataaaaactgtcaattacaatttcattaaacgcaaaactggggaactatgTTTCAATTCTATggctacacatatgtagttaattattaaaatatgtttcatattaagatAACCTGTTACTTCTCCTGAGGataattttgtcttttaaaaaaaaagtttaaattgagggatataatgaaataaaaaaggctcagacacccacaccaaaaattttaataccaatatttccaTGGATAATGAAggctaacaaggtaaccaagagatgaaaaacaaattaaatgatagatatctttttttgtgtgtattttacagatgatttaagacatgggtcaaaaccgacccgttataagagatgctaacaggaagctaacacaagaggaaggttttgTGGGCTTATCTATAAAAagcttagtaattgtgattaattgtaattgagaatgcaattgtaattgattacaGGTAGAAATAAGAATTGTAATGTTAATTGTGATTGGAAAAAAACGCCGGTCgacgtaattgaacatgaatataAGAAGATATAATTGGCTCCACACAGGATACAagaggtgttaaaaaaaaaaaaaaaacaattcgcCGATACAACATCACATGATTCTctgattctaaatgcatccataacaattttttttaaattaaaaataaatgaataaaacatttgcatttattttttttaacctttatttaaccaggaaagtcttttccactgcatttgacattgtaactgcacaaagaagtgctctgaaacctgggcatgttgaccagcttgtgttttttcaataaaatctaaaaagaaaatactaactttatgcattattttgttgttctaggcatatacctcagttaagttgtactaaagtcaaagttggtttaaaatccacagacagattgtatgttatttttttattttaagttgttggcacatggcatgttaaagtcaatgttttgagtgtaaaatatgccaataaaatatatttcatacatgatgttctcatgaaggtgtacacatttacagatcagttgtttcttaagtcatatattttaaaaaaaaaataaatcgcaATAATCGACTTTAATATCGCAAtgtattgtatcgtattgtgacctatgtatcgggatacgaatggtatcgccagatgccaggcaatacacacccctacagGGTATGTTGTTGGGTTTCTTACCTTTCCTGAGCTCATCTCTCTTCTTGGCAGCGTCCTCCCTTTGCTGCTTGATGATGGCTAGTCTGGCCAGGTCAGCTCTCGCTTGGTCAGTCTTACCCTCCAGATGGAGCTTCATGTAGCGTTCCTTGGATTTCTGCTTTTCTATTTCCTCTctgtcaaaaacacaaagaataatgcaaattaaaaagaaacacacTTTGTATTAGGgagttgtttttgattttttttaaagaaaaaaatgaataaaatccaCTTGACTCCCACCTCTCCCTGCGAGACAGCTCTTTGGGTGCACTGACATCAACTTCAGTCACTTTCTTGCTCTTCTGGGACACACGGTTAGGATTTTCAATCTCTATAAGCCCCTCGACTCCACTCCTCTTCTTCATCTATGTGCCAAAAGAGACGTACGTAAAAATTCTAGTAGTGAATACAAATATAACAAACCCATCTAATATGACAGTACTAATACGTGGACATTTCTTTAACCTCTGAATCGTCTTCACTACTGCTCCCATCCTCAGAATCAGACGAGCTCCCTTTCTCTGCACCGGGATTTTCTTCctattaaagataaataaaggatCTTTGTCAGACTTGAATGATTGTCCACATCttgtttaataaagaaaaagaaaggtttATTTATTCACCAGCTCTTTTTGGGCTCTCATCTGTCGATCGATCTCCTCTGGGTTACTGAACTGCTTCCCTCGGCCCTTGTGGCCCTTTTTTCCTGCAACACAAGTGTTCAACTTAGGTTAAAGCTTTCTCCAAACATATGAACAATTTAGAcgattaaaagtaaaaacaatactaaaacatttttatcgCATTGGATGTTTGTTTTCATGCAAATCTATTGATGGGTCATCACAAAAACACTCCccatttgtgacattttgttataaaataaactataaaagaaatgaatatcgatataggcgatattgcaATTTTCAAAATccccaaaatggaaaactcatatcttgaatATTGGTACtgtatatcacccagccctagatGGTACTGCccaactcattttagctcaggggcAAAATACAACCAGTTTGATcccaagtgggctgcagattacAAGTGGAGAAAAaagttatttcaacattaattttACCTACTTTGCACTTTAACGTAGAAAACGTAAGGCACTGATACATTTCCATGCAATAAGTGACACATATCAGTATATCAATATTTTATGACCAATTTTTGTTCAATTTGCTGAGatgttgtggaataatttaaggaaaatttaGCATTCTTTTggcaatttgagattaaaaatgactgccataaTGTGAAACAAgcacaggaaaactgtgaggggtttcattgaatttgtattAGCTGGCAATTTACACAGTGATAGATGTCTTCgctgctaatttttttttactagggatgtcccgatccaatattgatatcggatattggtccgatatcagccagaaaacggatatcagattttatcggactgcatctaatatatctgatgtatattatattatatttatttaattgtagaatactgtagatattatgttgaaggttcaaatgtatgtaacccattggttaataataaatgtgtcagtttactttatacctactgttgttgactattgttctctgtttgagtagcatcacttgatcaagtcttttctcacattccacactataaaaaaaagtcataaatgtatttatgatttgtgctgatattgtatcagatcaatatcagcCAGTACTCAAAGCTGCAATGTCAGTATTGTATCGgaggtgaaaaagttgtatcaggacaatAGTAATTTTGACTTTCGCCTGCTGGCTAAATTGGATGCTTGAAGgggtcggatttggcccccaggccttgagctgggggccaaatccagtaGTGGGGGGGCCAAATCTGTAGTGCTCTACAGATTGAAAGACAATAAACGTTAATGTgcacataaaaaataattcttAAATAATTTGGTTATATTAATGCAGACATGAGCAGCTGGTGGCATTAGGTCTAATTATGTGCAACCCTCAGAgtatatgcacaaaatgactcagaaaaatgAGAGGCAATGATACAAAATTCGaagtgtctattcatacggaGGCGTATTTATTAATAGACCACGGGACTATTGACACGAAAACATATGTTTTACAAAAACTTATGAATACACCCCGGGACTATGACACGAAAACGTACGTTTTACAGATCTTTTACAGATGGGCTTTCACTGtgccaggatggccgagtggtccaAGCGTTTGACTCAAGAATTCTCTCTTCCACTGCCGTGAGTTTGAATCCCGCTTTtattatagatatttttttttcattttgacatatttaacatggcaaatttctttttaaaaatacatataagaaaaatattaacattttaggACATTTCCTCGtttagagggttagggttaaaatacatatacgaaaagaaaaaaaaaaacattttagggttagggctaaaactGACGgtctttaagtcacgtggtgagCCTGTCACGTCACCtcaactggccaatgagggggtGCTCCGTACGGAtagtctattgatacgtttccgtacGAGTAGCCAcggcctatatatatataagatcagaccatcacatttttgtggcccccgttgTAATAAAAGCTATTAATATCTGCATTAGTTTATCTGTACCAGTACATGGAGACAGATCTCATTCACAGGTAGACCAGTTTTTAGTGACAGTGGAAAAACAATCGGGGTTTGTTTTTACAAGGAGTGGTTAagattactttttttctttttaacttaAACTAAAATTTCCAAATTCATCAGGGTACTCAGAGCTCACAATGACGTATTCAAGTTCTTAGGATCCGCCTCCATCTATCACCTGAGTGATCAATACTAAACTGATGAGTCACGGAGACGATAAACGACTAAAAGACAAGAGCCGTTGCAAAATCTCTTGCTTGTATAAACGCGCCAACACAAGACTGAAACATAGCTTCATCGTGACGCCAAAATGCCACAACTTCAACTTAAAAAGCATGAACAACAAACGCAAATAACATGAAACCAGCTTTTTCACAAATTTTACCGAAATAAGTACAGGCGcttgaatgaaaaaataaaaataaatttaatcaAAGCGACGTGAAGGATCTTGAATCCCAACAAAACCACACCGCTAATCAGATAGCATGCTAACAGCTAAACACGTTACACTGAAATGGGAAAAGCTGCTACTTAGACAGCTAGCTGTCGGCTAACTCGTAAGAAACGAAAAAGCCCTATTTTTGAGGCTATCAATACTTACCACCACGTGGCATTGTACTAATGCAGGTTTATACAAGCAGAAAAGACCGCAGTGTCGCTGAATAAAACGATAGTTTAGAGGAAAACCCGGTAGTTTAAAGTGCAGGAAGAAAAGGCTACAAACTACTTCGTCTCTCCCGCTGCCGCACCGGCCACTCGCTAGAACCCGCGCATGCGCAGTCCGGGGAAATAGACAGCCgcactgaaaatgaatgaagcGTCATTGGGTCACGTGTTTattcacagaagaagaaaataataataaacagtgaGACTCTTACGTCACCTCATCTGTTTTTTATGCTTATTTAAGGCTTGAATTCGAAAGTTATCTAGTTGTGACGATAGTGAACAggtttgttgtcattgttttcctttttttatggTATCTGTGCTTAGTTTTtaagatcaaataaaaaaatacaaattcaaaCAATTTTGCCCCAGTGAGAATCgtcaatacaaaataataattaaacacgACGTGATGTTAAACTGTCCCAAAGAAGGTAGTAACATgagatttttgctttttctcaACAACAGACACAGGGTTGAGGTGGATTCTAAACCCTCCCAATCAAGACAATCGTGAGGAAAAATATTATAGAACATTGAATTAATTGAATCTGAAattaccaacaacaaaaatgtgttataaagatggaataaaatatatcttattATACAAATAAGAGTGTATAAATATTAATCAATTGTTTCATGAGTCTCACAGAAACCaaatctttatattttcacGAGAGATATTAAATAAgaccaatgataaaaaacttttaaaaaaaacttatcaaATATTAAGTCATAAACCTTTGCATGTGTGCTTACCTggcaattattattaaattatatatatatatatatatatatatatatatatatatatatatatataatacgttaattgttgaattattattactattatcaaATATAATAGTaaatattattacaataatgtaCAAATTATAACACTCCCACCATCAcctatataattattatttaagatCATTATAAGAAtccattttctcagttttatgaaacagtaaaatataatggggtcacaccaaaaaaaaagtcttacaaAATGAATTGGAACCTGGCAGCTTGTAACTTAACGAAATTCCATGGTCATGTTCATACTTTAGTCTCTTTATTTcatctatttgtttgttttgtatatttacccAGATATTCAATCATATGAGCCAATCACTGTGAGTGGTAAAAATtggataaattaaataaattgataaatactaAAAATGATTGTTCTTTCAGTATTTGGACACTTCCCAAGGCGGTTGAGGATCCTAggttttgtggaaaataatgaattaacttGAAGTTAAAAATTAATAGTTTTGGATTCTAGTTTAAATTGTGTATAATCCTGTGGTCTATGGGTGCTTTTTAACTCACAATATGTAagaatgtgtgtatttgatcaTCTTTCTTGGTTTTCTGATGGACTGCTGAACTTTTCAGGGTGCACCCTGCTTTGGGCTCTATTTACACGGAATAGGCCCCAGTGTCATTGACTCTGATTGAAGAGGAAAAtttaaaagtgatgaaaataacgggtttgaagaaaaataactgaatttattcacattttaatacaaaaatagtaagaaaaacagaagaatgTAATAACTTTTCAAAAAATCTGTGACAAGTTGGACCAACAAAAGACTGTATAAAGAGGGCATCAGGCTTGATGTGTCACTTTTGCCTTCGATTTTGAATCTTTATATCTTCCCCGTCTTTCCCCATCAAGTGGCATTCAACCGTTCTCTCTGTCAACTGGGGAAAAATGATTCTTGGAGTTAATGCACAgcaaactgaaataaatcaactgaAAAAGCAGCATTGGTAAAGTCAAATTGCTATAAATTGATCAAATGTtaatataattacattatattaactACGCTCACAGGTTGAAGTTAAGGTGGTCAGAAtctgaaaaacatttgaaagggacatatcatgctaaatccacttttttagccctgaaatgcattttgttgtatatttagagtgcttagaagtacagaaaaagtcaaattagtctcttcaggtgttccgtagatatctttatattctgttttgctcatatttttcaatctgtttcgatttttcgattctctattacgttttttgaactattacatcacagtatttgcagcggaactgccaaattagtacatcaactccaggtccaacacttcgagcaatccgccattttttgtttctcgcttttattttgtagtccaagctcaaggatgcctaagttatgagaggataagtcaaaatgttcggttgttggatgtagtaacccacacgcttcattacaccgtctcccagcatcagaaccttttcgaagtgcctggatgagttttatttttcacagaaatgtacccacatctgagggtaaggtcatttttgtgtgcgcgaagcacttcaaggatgaccgcTTCGCCAGTAtgaagaaggatttgccgaaagactttgtctgattgaggggtcaattccttctatctttggagacgacaaacagagcacttcggtaagctgtaaataacgctaaaaatt from Gouania willdenowi chromosome 19, fGouWil2.1, whole genome shotgun sequence includes the following:
- the pdap1a gene encoding pdgfa associated protein 1a, whose protein sequence is MPRGGKKGHKGRGKQFSNPEEIDRQMRAQKELEENPGAEKGSSSDSEDGSSSEDDSEMKKRSGVEGLIEIENPNRVSQKSKKVTEVDVSAPKELSRREREEIEKQKSKERYMKLHLEGKTDQARADLARLAIIKQQREDAAKKRDELRKAKEEEEAKAKR